The following proteins come from a genomic window of Methanosarcina sp. MTP4:
- a CDS encoding radical SAM protein, which yields MAAPKYLKRYLRVQRNELPALFKISERIPAEFEADMPLEELWAAHSQEMDKYRILRKELETEALRALAYPDASDKLKLLTDGFLELEKASPSLLDLKVAIVDQVLENCHACERRCGVSRKAGEKGFCRLTDVSRIASEFLHMGEEPELVPSHTIFFTGCVFACVYCQNWDISTFPDSGTEVEPRKLAKLIDVRRLHGAKNVNFVTPTPHPHTVLKTVRELSENTPIVWNSNMYHSPEIARLLEGVVDVYLGDFKYGNDACARKYSKVKNYLEVVRPNFEFAYETAEILLRHLVLPGHLDCCTKPIAEWVSEHIPRVRFNLMFQYRPVYRAMEYPEIARGLTFEEEAEAIEIVRGAGIEDLLI from the coding sequence ATGGCAGCTCCGAAGTACCTGAAGCGCTATCTCAGGGTACAGAGAAACGAATTGCCTGCCCTTTTCAAGATAAGCGAGCGAATCCCGGCAGAGTTTGAAGCTGATATGCCGCTTGAAGAGCTCTGGGCCGCCCATTCCCAGGAAATGGATAAATACCGGATACTCCGGAAAGAGCTCGAAACCGAAGCCCTGAGAGCCCTTGCATACCCTGATGCCTCGGATAAGTTAAAGCTCCTGACCGACGGCTTTCTGGAACTCGAAAAAGCCTCCCCTTCCCTCCTTGACCTGAAGGTCGCAATCGTTGACCAGGTCCTGGAAAACTGCCATGCCTGCGAGCGCCGCTGCGGGGTTTCCCGGAAGGCAGGCGAAAAAGGCTTTTGCAGGCTAACCGACGTTTCCCGGATCGCCTCGGAGTTCCTGCACATGGGAGAAGAGCCCGAGCTTGTCCCCTCCCACACGATCTTTTTTACAGGCTGTGTCTTTGCTTGCGTCTACTGCCAGAACTGGGACATCTCCACCTTCCCAGATTCCGGTACCGAAGTCGAACCCCGGAAACTTGCAAAACTGATCGACGTCCGAAGGCTGCACGGGGCAAAGAACGTAAACTTCGTAACCCCGACCCCCCACCCGCACACCGTCCTGAAAACCGTCCGGGAACTTTCCGAAAACACCCCCATCGTCTGGAACTCGAACATGTATCACTCCCCCGAAATCGCCCGCCTCCTGGAAGGCGTGGTAGACGTCTACCTCGGGGACTTCAAATACGGAAACGACGCCTGCGCCCGCAAGTACTCGAAAGTCAAAAACTACCTGGAAGTCGTCCGTCCAAACTTCGAATTCGCCTACGAGACCGCCGAAATCCTCCTTCGCCACCTGGTCCTCCCCGGCCACCTCGACTGCTGCACAAAACCGATTGCCGAATGGGTTTCCGAGCATATTCCTAGGGTCAGGTTTAACCTCATGTTCCAGTACAGGCCCGTCTATCGGGCGATGGAGTACCCGGAAATCGCAAGAGGGCTGACGTTTGAGGAAGAGGCAGAGGCAATTGAGATTGTGAGGGGGGCGGGGATAGAGGATTTGTTGATATGA
- the sugE gene encoding quaternary ammonium compound efflux SMR transporter SugE produces the protein MEWLVLFIAGIFEAAWAIGLKYTEGFTRFYPSVFTVACMLLSFYFLAQALKTLPIGTGYAVWTGIGILGTTVLGILLFNESCDIGKLLCIMLIFSGVMGLKFLTH, from the coding sequence ATGGAATGGCTTGTTCTTTTCATAGCAGGTATTTTTGAGGCTGCCTGGGCAATCGGCTTGAAGTACACGGAAGGCTTCACCAGGTTTTATCCCAGCGTGTTCACGGTAGCCTGCATGCTCTTGAGCTTCTATTTTCTGGCGCAGGCCCTGAAGACCCTCCCCATAGGGACCGGATACGCCGTCTGGACCGGAATCGGAATCCTGGGCACCACTGTCCTTGGCATCCTGCTTTTCAACGAGTCCTGCGACATCGGAAAGCTTCTGTGCATAATGCTGATTTTTTCCGGGGTAATGGGGCTTAAATTTCTCACGCATTGA
- a CDS encoding ATP-binding protein, translated as MKFYDREKEMEVLKRVCGLKGFRIAVISGRRRIGKTRLALEFLKEKNFEYIFVPKYKTLELFLQELSETSNLPAFQRAADLFRYLFETREYIFLDEFQNFYDMDKSVYSDLQQLADEFKQKEKDCCVFISGSSYSLMNKIFVDSAHPLYGRADTMLELGPLGPGTVLEVLRDLGIKDRKEAIKYYSVFGGIPKYYELLEGIGPVPFEETARLLFFDSMMPLLKDEGRNVLATEFGGEYKTYYSILEAISRGKNTVGEIATVLEGESGRASRYLDILRREYNVISRETPILDDPRKSKRGIYSIRDPFLRFWFGFIKRYDSYFEQGRTDELFKMFSRNFDTFVGFAFERIVEEFLLGNRQFVPFEFERIGRQWGTIRGAPGGKNTYEIDLLAVNEGMSKMLLMECKWQDLSEKDARLIISSLNEKAGYLNPRGTPEYHYGIFARKIEGKTALQKEGILALDLDDMRI; from the coding sequence ATGAAGTTCTATGACCGCGAAAAAGAAATGGAAGTATTGAAAAGGGTCTGCGGCCTGAAAGGGTTCAGGATAGCGGTGATCTCGGGGAGGAGGAGGATAGGCAAGACGCGCCTTGCACTTGAGTTTCTTAAAGAGAAAAACTTTGAGTATATATTTGTGCCGAAGTACAAGACTCTGGAGCTTTTCCTGCAGGAGCTTTCCGAAACTTCGAACCTCCCGGCATTCCAGAGAGCAGCAGACCTCTTCAGGTATCTTTTTGAGACCCGGGAGTACATCTTCCTGGATGAGTTCCAGAATTTTTACGACATGGATAAAAGTGTCTACTCGGACCTCCAGCAGCTTGCGGACGAGTTCAAGCAGAAAGAAAAAGATTGCTGTGTTTTCATAAGCGGGTCAAGCTATTCGCTGATGAACAAAATATTTGTCGACTCTGCCCATCCCCTCTACGGAAGGGCGGACACCATGCTGGAGCTCGGCCCTCTTGGCCCTGGCACCGTGCTGGAAGTTCTCAGGGACCTGGGAATAAAGGACCGAAAAGAGGCCATCAAGTACTATTCCGTCTTCGGAGGCATCCCGAAGTACTATGAACTCCTTGAAGGGATCGGCCCCGTTCCTTTTGAAGAGACTGCAAGGCTGCTGTTCTTTGACAGCATGATGCCCCTTCTGAAAGACGAAGGGCGAAATGTACTGGCAACGGAGTTTGGCGGGGAGTACAAAACGTATTATTCAATTCTTGAAGCCATTTCAAGAGGGAAAAACACAGTCGGAGAAATTGCCACCGTCCTTGAGGGCGAAAGCGGGAGGGCATCAAGGTACCTGGATATTCTCCGCAGGGAATACAACGTCATTTCAAGGGAAACTCCCATCCTGGACGATCCCCGGAAATCAAAAAGGGGGATTTATTCCATAAGGGACCCTTTCCTCAGGTTCTGGTTCGGCTTCATAAAAAGGTATGACTCCTACTTTGAACAGGGGAGGACAGACGAACTGTTTAAAATGTTCTCAAGAAACTTCGATACCTTTGTTGGCTTTGCCTTTGAAAGGATAGTCGAGGAATTCCTCCTTGGAAACAGGCAATTTGTCCCCTTCGAGTTCGAGAGAATCGGCCGCCAGTGGGGAACGATCAGGGGCGCACCCGGAGGAAAAAACACTTATGAAATAGACCTGCTGGCAGTGAATGAAGGGATGAGCAAAATGCTCCTCATGGAATGCAAATGGCAGGACCTCAGTGAAAAAGACGCCCGCCTGATAATCAGTTCCCTGAATGAAAAAGCAGGATACCTTAACCCCCGTGGAACGCCTGAATATCACTATGGCATCTTCGCAAGGAAGATTGAGGGGAAGACAGCCCTTCAAAAAGAGGGGATACTGGCTCTTGATCTTGATGATATGAGAATTTAA